From Streptomyces asiaticus, one genomic window encodes:
- a CDS encoding type I polyketide synthase, with amino-acid sequence MSTMADEGKLRDYLKKAIADAREARLRLREVEERQCEPIAIVGMACRYPGGVASPEDLWRLVMNGTDAIGPFPDDRGWDLEGLYDPDPDRIGTSYGREGGFLYDADGFDPEFFGIAPREATAIDPQQRLLLETAWETFESAGLDPDTLRGSRTGVFTGVMYNDYGSRPHVPPEDFEGYLFSGSAGSIASGRLSYTYGFEGPAITVDTACSSSLVALHLAANALRSGECDLALAGGVTVMSTPVAFIEFSRLRGLAADGRCKSFSAAADGTGWSEGVGLLLVERLSDARTNGHRILALLRGSAVNQDGASNGLTAPNGPAQERVIHQALTTAGLHPHDIDAIEAHGTGTRLGDPIEANALHTTYGHNRQHPLLLGSLKSNIGHTQAAAGVGGIIKMIQAIHHGTLPKTLHINEPTPHVDWTPNTIQLLTEHTPWPHTDHPRRAAVSSFGFGGTNAHVILEEAIPEPEPASAEVARLPSAPSAKGPATVAWLLSARTPEALRGQARRLLALVESEDAPAVQDVAYSLATTRTGFVHRAAVVGGDGESLIAGVRSVAEGQPGPNVVTGARSAGRTAFLFSGQGAQRAGMGRELYATYPAFATALDTVCEALDTHLERPLKEVMFAEEDTPEAALLQETGYTQPALFAFETALYRLLESWGITPDLVAGHSIGELTAAHITGTLTLHDAARLVTTRARLMQALPHGGTMIAIQATETELTPLLEQHHHQATIAALNTPTSLVISGDHTTVTTIAHHFTTLGRRTNHLTVSHAFHSPHMDPILEELRTTAKELTYTTPNLPVISTLTGQPATDEDLRTPDYWTAQLRQPVRFSDAIAELEAQGVTTFVELGPAGVLSGLVPQAVARPDAVVAVPTGRTGRPEAEVLTGALGTLYTRGVAVDWRAFFDGSGARAVPLPTYAFQHRRHWLLPDPDDAAGAAPRRGPAGVWAEESAEEAGPPTLAERLTVLSEPERERYLLDTVTAMVASVLGHADPAGITPDRPFQELGFDSLTGVELRNRLSAATGADLPPTLVFDYPNPAALTAYLLVETAPRPVDPVRAVHDVLDRFEGTMAELPPDEEARSGISVRLRALLAELSGPQSAPATVESLPTPLTAASTDEIFDFIDTQLGRAAG; translated from the coding sequence TTGAGCACCATGGCGGACGAGGGCAAGCTCCGCGACTACCTCAAGAAGGCCATCGCGGACGCCCGTGAAGCGCGCCTGCGGCTGCGCGAGGTCGAGGAGAGACAATGCGAACCGATCGCGATCGTCGGGATGGCGTGCCGCTATCCGGGCGGGGTGGCCTCGCCGGAGGACCTGTGGCGGCTGGTCATGAACGGCACGGACGCCATCGGCCCGTTCCCCGACGACCGGGGCTGGGACCTGGAGGGGCTGTACGACCCGGACCCCGACCGGATCGGCACCTCCTACGGACGCGAGGGAGGTTTCCTGTACGACGCCGACGGCTTCGATCCGGAGTTCTTCGGCATCGCGCCGCGTGAGGCGACCGCGATCGACCCGCAGCAGCGGCTGCTGCTGGAGACCGCGTGGGAGACCTTCGAAAGCGCCGGGCTGGACCCGGACACCCTGCGCGGCTCCCGCACGGGCGTGTTCACCGGGGTGATGTACAACGACTACGGTTCGCGCCCACACGTACCGCCGGAGGACTTCGAGGGCTATCTGTTCAGCGGCAGCGCGGGCAGCATCGCCTCGGGCCGCCTCTCGTACACCTATGGGTTCGAGGGCCCCGCCATCACCGTGGACACCGCGTGCTCCTCATCCCTGGTCGCCCTGCACCTCGCAGCGAACGCACTGCGCTCCGGCGAATGCGATCTCGCACTCGCGGGCGGCGTCACCGTGATGTCCACACCCGTCGCGTTCATCGAGTTCTCGCGGCTGCGCGGGCTCGCGGCGGACGGCCGGTGCAAGTCGTTCTCGGCGGCCGCCGACGGCACCGGCTGGTCCGAAGGCGTCGGACTCCTCCTCGTCGAACGACTCTCCGACGCCCGCACCAACGGACACCGCATCCTCGCCCTCCTCCGCGGCAGCGCCGTCAACCAAGACGGCGCCAGCAACGGCCTCACCGCCCCCAACGGCCCCGCCCAAGAACGCGTCATCCACCAAGCACTCACCACCGCCGGACTCCACCCCCACGACATCGACGCCATCGAAGCCCACGGCACCGGCACCCGACTCGGCGACCCCATCGAAGCCAACGCCCTCCACACCACCTACGGCCACAACCGCCAACACCCCCTCCTCCTCGGCTCCCTCAAATCCAACATCGGCCACACCCAAGCCGCCGCAGGCGTCGGCGGCATCATCAAAATGATCCAAGCCATCCACCACGGCACCCTCCCCAAAACCCTCCACATCAACGAACCCACCCCCCACGTCGACTGGACACCCAACACCATCCAACTCCTCACCGAACACACCCCCTGGCCCCACACCGACCACCCCCGCCGCGCCGCCGTCTCATCCTTCGGCTTCGGCGGCACCAACGCCCATGTGATCCTGGAGGAGGCCATCCCGGAACCGGAGCCCGCGTCCGCGGAAGTCGCCCGGCTCCCTTCGGCTCCATCGGCGAAGGGCCCGGCCACCGTGGCCTGGCTGCTGTCGGCCCGTACCCCCGAGGCCCTCCGCGGCCAGGCGCGCAGACTGCTCGCGCTGGTCGAATCCGAGGACGCCCCCGCCGTCCAGGACGTGGCCTACTCCCTCGCCACCACGCGCACCGGTTTCGTCCACCGGGCGGCGGTGGTCGGCGGCGACGGGGAAAGCCTGATCGCCGGGGTGCGGTCGGTGGCGGAGGGACAGCCGGGGCCGAACGTGGTGACGGGGGCCAGGTCGGCGGGGCGTACGGCGTTCCTGTTCTCGGGTCAGGGGGCCCAGCGTGCCGGGATGGGACGCGAGCTGTACGCCACCTACCCGGCGTTCGCCACGGCCCTCGACACGGTATGCGAAGCACTGGACACCCACCTGGAACGCCCCCTGAAAGAAGTGATGTTCGCCGAAGAAGACACCCCCGAAGCCGCCCTGCTCCAAGAGACCGGATACACCCAACCGGCCCTCTTCGCCTTCGAAACCGCCCTGTACCGGCTACTGGAATCCTGGGGAATCACCCCCGACCTCGTCGCCGGACACTCCATCGGCGAACTCACCGCCGCCCACATCACCGGCACACTCACCCTCCACGACGCCGCCCGCCTCGTCACCACCCGCGCCCGCCTCATGCAAGCCCTCCCCCACGGCGGAACCATGATCGCCATACAAGCCACCGAAACCGAACTCACACCCCTACTCGAACAACACCACCACCAAGCCACCATCGCCGCACTCAACACCCCCACCTCCCTCGTCATCTCCGGAGACCACACCACCGTCACCACCATCGCCCACCACTTCACCACCCTCGGACGACGCACCAACCACCTCACCGTCTCCCACGCCTTCCACTCCCCCCACATGGACCCCATCCTCGAAGAACTCCGCACCACCGCCAAAGAACTCACCTACACCACCCCCAACCTCCCCGTCATATCCACCCTCACCGGACAACCCGCCACCGACGAAGACCTCCGCACCCCCGACTACTGGACCGCACAACTCCGCCAACCCGTACGCTTCTCCGACGCGATCGCCGAGCTGGAGGCCCAAGGCGTCACCACCTTCGTGGAGCTGGGCCCGGCCGGGGTGTTGAGCGGGCTGGTGCCGCAGGCCGTCGCGCGGCCCGACGCTGTCGTGGCCGTGCCCACCGGGCGTACCGGGCGCCCCGAGGCCGAGGTGCTGACGGGTGCGCTCGGGACCCTGTACACCCGGGGCGTCGCGGTGGACTGGCGGGCGTTCTTCGACGGCTCCGGCGCCCGCGCGGTGCCCCTGCCCACCTATGCCTTCCAGCACCGGCGCCACTGGCTGCTGCCCGACCCCGATGACGCCGCGGGGGCCGCGCCGCGAAGGGGCCCGGCCGGGGTGTGGGCCGAGGAGTCCGCGGAGGAGGCCGGGCCGCCGACCCTGGCCGAGCGGCTGACGGTGCTGTCCGAGCCCGAGCGGGAGCGGTATCTGCTGGACACCGTCACCGCCATGGTGGCCTCGGTCCTGGGACATGCCGACCCTGCCGGTATCACCCCCGACCGGCCCTTCCAGGAGCTGGGCTTCGACTCGCTCACCGGTGTCGAGCTGCGCAACCGGCTGAGCGCCGCGACGGGCGCGGACCTGCCGCCCACCCTGGTCTTCGACTATCCGAACCCCGCCGCGCTCACCGCGTACCTGCTGGTGGAGACCGCCCCTCGGCCGGTGGATCCGGTCCGTGCCGTCCATGACGTGCTGGACCGGTTCGAGGGGACGATGGCGGAGCTTCCGCCGGACGAGGAGGCCCGCTCCGGGATCTCCGTACGGCTGCGGGCGCTCCTGGCGGAGCTGTCCGGGCCGCAGAGCGCCCCCGCGACGGTCGAGTCGCTGCCGACGCCCCTCACGGCCGCCTCGACGGACGAGATCTTCGACTTCATCGACACCCAACTCGGCCGCGCGGCCGGCTGA